atgtttgttttctggCCACAGGTCGCTAtgattgtttgatttatttccatgTCTTCCTGTGTTGACGattctaaataaaacagtatttatatatCAGCGCGGTTGGAACTATGTGCACGTTCTGGAGGATCATGTAGACAAGTCTCTGATGATGATCTCAGACCTGGAGCTCTTCTTGTGCCAAGCTGACAGTCAGTGGAGAGGTGAAACCCCCGGCTGAGTGTCACACTGATAAGCCCACATGATGTCTGACAGCTCTGTGATGCTCAGTCCATCGGACCTGTGTCTCTGGCTGTGGTTCCACCTTTCCATTTAATACATCATGTATCTAGCATAGAGTCCAAATGAGTAAAGTGAGGTAGAGAACTGTTGacagtgacattttaaaaatggaacTACTTTAGGGCACATCTTGACGTTTTGACCTGGAGGAATTCAAATATCATCGCTGTGTATATTTCAGTTTCACATATGTAGCAAGGCCAGGCTAACGGTCCTCCTGCTCCCTCTGTCCTGAGTTAGCTGAACATGTCCTGGATTGTCTTGCTGGCTCTGGGTTGTGTTGCCACTGTCAATGACTGCAGGTGTTACCACTGTCGATGGAAGAGTCTAACAATGTGTTTAACAGCACTTTTACTGTGAAAGCATCCTCCAACAGAACAGGGTCgtagttgtttttgttgagcaGGCTTTACCCTTTAAACCCTGTCTGCGCCTCACACAGACCTTCAGTTTGTTGCATTAAGCTCATCCAGTTACTATGGTAAGTGTACTACAGTCTGTTTCCATTTAAGGACAAACCTGTGTGCATTTCTTTAATGAaatcagattttcttttctaCTATTCTGTGCATCCAGCGCATCAACCACTTGGTGAACATCCACTGTGCATTACTTATGTCCAAGTCTGATTCTGAGCTAGTGCAGTGACGACTTTCAAGCCAGGCTTTACTTAGATTACACATCTCATGAGTCTGCTCATATATTTCTTACCAGCAGGAAATGAATGCCAATGGTGACCTTGAAGAGTGTAAAGAGTACACCCTGTAAAGCAGACATTTGGACATCAGAAAGAAAAGATTCTACACAGACAGCTAACACACCGGCCCTTTCATCAGACTGGTTATTAAATGGACCAGTCGGTGAATGCAGCTGGCTCAGGTGTAACCACTTGACCCACGTATTGTTCAATCAGTAGTGGTCGTACAGGAAGTACAGAGGGAATCTCTTTCAAGATGTGAATCCTCCTAGATCTTTCTCTAGCTGTTTGCTTTTAACGTCCAGTACCATCGAGAGTCACCAGAAACAGACAACATCCACTGTCTGCGAAACCCCAGAGCACGAGAGAGATCCAGGAGGACACTCACATGTTCAGAGCAGATGTGTGACGTCATGTCTTGGAGAGGATCTGATGTGTGTTTCGGCTGCTCGGCCTGCAGCAGAGCCCCTGGGCCCTTCTCTGTTCCATTGCTCTTCCTTTGTCATGCTTTCAGCCGGACCTGGGCCAAATACATACTTAGTATTGATGTTTTTAACCTTCACTGGAGTCCGTTTGTGGAGTGCCTGGTGATGCATTGGACTGTACTGCATGTTTAACGGTGCAGCAGCCTCAACCCTGTGGAGCTCCTGTGTCGGTTAAAACCAAGGATCTCTAGCAGCGGGTATTGAGCCCAGGTCTGGCGTCGGCTGTCCAGCATCGCTGTCACCCTGTTGCTCACGTGGACGTGTGAAAGGTCAACCTGAGTTTGGAAAGGGAAGCCGTTTTCTTCAATATAATTACACTCGGAAACAAACTGATGAAAGGCTACATGTATTCAGTGTTGTTAAAacatgctaaataaataaataaatgacagctTTTTTCCAACTTGTATTGCTTGAAATCTTGATTTGAGTCCACAGGTCATTGTCCCACACATTAGAGAGGAGGCAGTATTGAAGCGTCATCATTTATGCAGACGTTTGGACATAAACCAGACTGAAGTAAAAGCAGTCGTTGTGCatattcagaataatatctgatgtgttttataattattgatcattaaagtgttctagGTCtgattgattatatttaccatcattaatcagatctgtaaaagtacaccatttacctctgaactaacggagtagaagtacaaagtaacacAACATTGAAATACCAAGTACTAGTATCTGaaaaattgtacttaattacaTTACTTAGTAAATGTacagttacttcccacctctgactATAAGCTTAATACATGATCTTCTTTTAACGAACACTTGCACCCGTTATCCTCTCCTCCGTTTACCAAACACTGGTCTTATCTTCCACCTTGTTAATACTccaaaaagtcagattttaaaaaatgactcactTTTGATGGAAATATTCACAGACTGACTTCGAGTCACTTTATTCAAAACAGTTCTTACAAATCAGGAACTTCTGGTAAGAGTTGCCAATAAAACCATGCTGAATGTCACCAGAAACAATCTGACTGCCTGATATATTGGTAAAAAAATAAGTGATCGGAGAAGTTCTTAAAGGACGTTAACGAGACCAAATATTCTATACTCTTTGGGAGGGGGTCGCTTTCCTGTTGGTACCTTCAGAGTGTTTGGTGAGCCCTGAATGTCTGAGGGACACTTTCAATATAACCTTTCTATTTGACCACATATGGGAACAATGGTCATGTGGTGTGTCCCCAGCGTCCGCTACAGTCCTGCTGGATGACCTCACACGGAGAGTGGAAGCCCTGAGAAGGTCTACTCATCAGGCTCTTTCAGGGTTCGGACCTGGTTGGACATGTTAGTGAGTCGTTGCTTGAGTTTACGCTGGGACGACTCAAACTGGCTCGTCAGCTTTCGAAATTTGATCGTCATGATATCGAAACTGGCTTCCACCTTGTTGACTTTATCCTCCAAGTCTTTGGCGTCAGTCGCGTTGACGAGCGACTCATCGATGAGATTATCTTTCATCAGGATGGCCTTTCCTTTCTCCTCCAGCAAATATTTAGCATCAGGATACTCAATGAGGGCCTCCATCAGATCGTCTTTGGACAGGGCGAACAGATCAGAGTAGCCCACACTCCGGATGTTGGCCGTTCTCCTGTTTCCTGCCTTGCTGCCCTTTATACCGAGGATGCTGATTTCTCCAAAGTACGCTCCGTCACTGAGCACCACGAACTGGGTAACCCCATCGTCTGCCACCACAGCCAGCTTTCCTCCTTTAATGATGTACATTTCCCTGCCAATGTCCCCCTTTTTACAGATGTAGTCACCAGGACTGAAGACTTGAGGCTGTAGTTTCAGAACCAGCTCGACCAGCAGACCTGCTTCACAGTCCTGAAAGATGCGCACTTTCCTCAGGGTCTCCAGATGTACGTTGATGGCTATCTCAGCCTTCAGCTTGTCCGGCAGGTTCTTCAGCACCAGCTTCTCATCACAGGTTTTCTCCTCCGTCCACAGGTAGTCAAACCACTTCACCACCCTTATCTCCAGGTCTTTTGTGACCTTACGAAATTGCATGTACTGCTTTATAGAGTCAATCTTAGCCTGGAACTCCACACGTGCAGCATTCATGTTGGAAATCATGGCTCCGACATTACCTACGATTGTGGCGAAGATCAAAACACCAGTGAGGAAGTCTGCTACTACAAAAAAGTACTCGATGTCTCTGACTGGGGGGGGTGTCTCCCCTATAGTGGTCAGGGTCAGGGTGGACCAGTAAAAGCAGTAGATGTATTGCCTGGCCAGACGAGCATACTCGGGGTTCTTCATTGACGGATACACCCAGGTGTCTGAGCCGAAGCCGAGCGTCTTGGAGATGGCAAAGAAgaggcagccattccagtggatgatgatgaggatgtaCAGGACAAGGTTAGCAATTCGGAAGATGTTGGGGAAATTAGTTCGAGTTTCAGTCCGGTCAAAGAACTCAAAGAGTCGGCCCAACCTGAAGAGGCGGTTGAACCTCCACTCAGGGTTGTTAATTCCTATCTGGAGGAATATAATATCTGTGGGGAGAATGGACATGATGTCCAGTTTGAATTGCCGTGTCTTCATGTACCTCTCTTTCAGGACCTTCGTATCTCTCACAAGAAGACCCTGCTCCAGAAAACCTGTTGACACGTCAGAATTAGTCAAATGTTTAGAAATATAATATGCTGCTCAGAGTCTCGGTCACTGACCTGTTCTGGCTCTCATAATGGTGTCCATCACGTAGAGGCCATCTGACACGTAGTCTAGAACCAGCCACAGTGTCGTGTTTTTATACTGCAGCTCATTAAAACACGCCCTGTGAGGAAGCACAGCCATGATCAAGATCCCCGACAACATCAAGAAGGTAGAGGGAGAATACAAAACGCCACAAATTCTGACCTGGCCACCAGGAGCATCATGTTGTAGAACACTGGCATGGATATTAACGACAGCCAGTAATAGTACAGATCTGTGGCAGGGTCCATGACCCACGACTCCTTCCTGAATCAgagaatcattttaatattcagaggtgggagagtactcagatcttgtacttgagtaaagtagaagtactcagatcttgtacttgagtaaagtagaagtactcagatcttgtacttgagtaaagtagaagtaccagagtgtaggaatactctgtcacagtgaaagtattctaaatgttcctccagtgaaagtagaaagtactctcctctaaatgtacttaaagcagcgacagtaaaagtagtcgttgtctgattggtccatttcagaataatctctctgatgtgttttgattataatgGTACTCACGGTGGCTCTTTCTTATCATCCTTTTTGGGTTCCTCTTTCTTTGCGTCCTTTTTGGGTTCCTCTTTCTTATCATCCTTTTTGGGTTCCTCTTTCTTGTCAtcttttttactgtaaatgtgcagaaacagaggcAGGTGAAGTTATTCGATCCTTGTCATCAGTCAGTACCTTCAGAGAACCTGCGGGGGGCGCAGTGACACAGCGTTTTGCATTTGGGAAGAGTGAAAGTGTAGGGCTCATAGAATATTCAAAGCaattaatacaataaaaggGGGCATCAACTGAGTGTTACACACCATGTGCTTTGACCGTTGTTTGGTCCATAACAAGGTCTTAAAAAATGCTAGCTGGACTATTCTACCCAATAAATGAATTAGCATGTTCATGTGAGAACCAATCACGTTTCATTGAGTTGAATTAGCTCAAATCTCTTGACATGGTGTGTAACCGTGAAGCAGATGGTACCCTATGTCTCTttaagggggaggggggatctTACCCatcattgttgttgctgttgttcaTGTTTTGGGCAGCCAACGCCAACCGACCATCACTGGAAGACAAACACGTAATAACACACTTACCAAGACGGACAGCCGAGTCTGGGATTTCTTCAGATTTGCAACATAACACCAACGGCTCTCCCTATTGGTGGCATGAGTTAGCACTAAAGGTCACAAAGGTCATCAGGGGCCAAGAAAATCACACctggggttcagtatcttgccctACAACGCTCAGTGATCGAACCTCAGATATATCAACCACAGCTCTCCCTCTGCCATCATGATGTGAGTGATGTTTCTATAGTGAGAGTGGAGTGAAAGGGCCCCACTCACCtgctcctcctgtcctctgcagGGCCCACGCTGCTCCCCCCAAAGTGCATCATGTGGGACAGCCTGGGAATAGAAACATATATAAGGTGTGTAAATGACACACTAGGTTGGTGAGTGCTGTTAATAAATCAGGCATCCACTTGTACACTCAAACAGGAGACTTCAGGACGCCCGGGGACCTTTCTGAAACGCATCCCTTACTCTAACACCATCTCTTATTGCTACAGCTCCTCTGCAGAATATTTACAGCCGTGGAAAAActaagagaccactccagcaTCATCACTTTCTCTGGTTTTAGTATTTATAGGTATTAcctttgagttcaattattatcatcattctataaactactgacgaTTTCTTCTGTGTTGGACTACAGACACTGGAAGTGCTCCTGGTGCCCCCAGGTGCTGCCAATCAGGAGGCACCTGATTGGCAGCACCTGTGAGCATGGGCCCTGGACAGACTCACCTGGACAGCAGTCCTGTCCTCCCTGAAGGCGTCTGGTCCTGGGTCGCCATCAGTCTGCACACATGGAGCAGGACAGGGGGGTGAGCTCACATACACGGTGTCGAATACAACAGGAATATGCAGGTTCTAACCATTTAGCTGTGGAGCCCATGAAGGCTGCTTAAATAAGGGTCTGCTTTTATGAGATGTGTTAACTCTGTAGAGATGAAGTATCTTCTTTCAGATCACATAACTAATCAAGacaaatcatatttaatttacaCCTGTGAGATATGGGCTATGGTCTGTGGTTGACAGCTGCCACTGATTATTAATACCgtcattacatttcaaactctttcaaactaaatgatTCACGTGTAATAAAACCGTATTTAGCTCATTCTGGCAGTGTCTTCATAACCTGGGGGTCTTAAATCAATACTAACGgctttatataaatacagtggGCTGGGTTCCATAGTAAAGTAGATATGCAAATAACTGTTAGGAGTACAGACAGAACCATAGTGACGGTTACTGTGGCCTCTGAAGTTTGGTAATGTAGTATCTGGTACAGCTATAGAAATAATACACGTGGAATTCCcttgatgcacacacacattccaggAGATAATATGGCCTTTAAAAGATTTCAGCCACAATAGCTGTGTAGTAACACTCAGTGACAGGCCAAACATTGAACACACTTCAAAGCGCTCCTACTTCGTACCAGTCAACAGGAAGGGGGTCGTGATCCTAGCTTTGGCTTCCTGTTGCTATTTAGTATCTCAGAAATGAGGTTACACTTTCATCTATTGAGCATGAATTCAAACTTATTTGGTTAAGGTGTAACACTAATTTGAGACAGTTGACTCGTTGGTGGGAAGACAACACAAAGCTGAATACAGCTCTCCTTTTGTTTAGCCTCTTTAACTCTGCTCCTGAATCCGTTCCCCTGTGATACACGGTATTTCCAGCACACAGTGACAGCTCACATGATGCTTAGCTGTTCACTGAAATCCTTGTGTCCAGATTACTCCAGCTAAAATTAGATTTCCTCGTTAAGCTCTTCACAGCGTCTCTTCTTGGaccattaaacattaaaatccATCACTGGTTACCGTGGGGACGTACCTGAATGTGAGTCCGTTCAGAGGGGGACGAGAAGTCAGGCCGAGCTAAGTCCCATCATATCACACCCCGAGGCTGCTGAGCACTCACTGAGATCCTGCTGACGGCTGTGGACAACAGCCCCCTGCTGTGAGGAGCTCCTCCTGTCCTCCACTCCACTCcgaagggagaggggggaggaggagggggaggagtcATTTTCTGGAACCTGAGAAACAGCCAGCTTGAGTTGAGATGAGTGTTCTATCAATATCATGATCATGTTTGGATTGGTAACAATCATATACATGGGCTGTTctggggggggcgggggggcaaCAAAGGTCGGTGCCCCAGTAACACTGAGCTTGGGACCCCCTGTGGCCCCCCTGCAAACGAAGAATTATAAAAGATACCTTTTCTgatggtgtgtttttttgagGGAATTAAAAACGTAACGTTTTGTCCTGCTTAGATTTGCCCCTCTCATTATGCCCCAGCGCGGCCCCCCCAGTAAAATTGGGCTAGAACCACCACTGATCATATCCCTCTTTCACTGCCTTCAATAGCTGGGCTTTTGTTTTGCACTTCATGTGAACctttaaagacagaaaagagagaTCAGACTTTTCTAATCGTAGTGTGTTGTGGACAGAAGGAGAGCTGATGgagtctttatttttatccctTCCAGTCTGGGAAAATCCTCTTAGTGTGTGGCGGCTAAAGTGAGACATCAAACTGcacctgcagctcagagaggagCAGCTAATCTGgctgtgaccccccccccccagcagctgATCAGTGAGAGGTACAAACACAATGTGATTACATCATCAGTCAGAGCTGTGGGGAAGCCTCATAGCCTTCCTGCATTATACATGCACAGATCTGCTTGAATGTTTAGTATCCAATTCATGGCTGTCAACAGATGTTCTGAAAGTTGCTATACATGTAAACACATCTAGTGATGTCAATTCCCGCCGGATTTGGAGGTAATTAAAAGCATATTATCAAGTGCGAATGTCTTCTTCATGACTTCATACACATTTCAAAGTTCTGCCAGAGATATGTACTATCTTTAGGTCTCATCTTGAATTGAAACcctacacactcacacaggctCATCATATATCATTATAGCTGACAGCTTCGTCCAAAGCCACTTACATACACTATACATTGCATTTACACATCGGTcatttcctcactgtttcctggGATAAACCAGATCAGTTGTTTGGGTAAACTTACCTGTCCTTGTACTTTAATGAATTAGAGTTATGACATATCTATtaggttgtgttttttctccttagTGGACAAACGTGAGGTTGGCCTGCAGCCACACAAAGTCACATGACCTGCTGTAAATGAGATTAGAGTTAAtctgagagcagagaggagtgATGAGTCACAGGTCACATGATCAACTCCTGTGGAGGAAGCATCTCAATGATATTGAGGCTCTGTTTAgaaaatgtctaaataataTTCAGAAGTCATAATGTCTTGAATGTCATACTTGATTCCACATTCTTTAACCCTCAGTGGTTTCAGGCTCTGCTGTGAAGATGATTCATGACACTGGAGCTCCACAGATCACCACCGGCCCCATGTGCATTCATAATTGCTGAGCTGCTCTGGAGTCAGCTTGttgtctcctgtctcccagGTTGCACTGCTCACTGAGTCACCTGGATATTCATCAGTGGGAATCTAGATATGACACCCTACCAGGAACCAGCCGTCAGCTGTCGTATGAAACGCAAAGGAGGTGAGTATCAGTAAATTAAACTGAGCCATCACTCAATCCCCCGAGCTGCTGATGTGTTCACACGCTGATCTGACTCCAATTAAATTCATTACAGCCTCTCCCCACAGGACCATTTTGCCCCCCCTCCCACCTCAGACATGTGTTGTGCCCCAGGCAGTGGAGGAAAgcagtacatttagctgataacaCTTCATACTATTCCAAATGtgtcattgtgcagaaaaagtacttttaccttttgtactgtagtagtagtagtataggCTATTtgaatgctaatacttttgtactggAAATCACAACTTGTGCTTTTTGCAGTATTATAAGACTGTAATATTTGTACTTCTAATTAAGTAAAGgatccgagtacttcttccaacacagGCCCCAGGTCACTTCAGTTCAACCTCTGAAAAAACCCAAGTTAACCTCACATCACACAGCtgatggtgcgttcaggtgctcCCTGGGGATATCCCCTCACACAGCTGACAGGGTGGAAACAGCAGAGGTAAACAGGTACTTGTTGTGACATCTTGTTTTATTCACTGATGTGATCTGTGATCATCAGGTTTGGGCTACTGCCAACAACCAAAGCTTTGGTGAGTTTCACACCCAAAGTCAAGGAGACACCAGCAGCGGTGTCCGTGCTCTGCCCACTGTGAGGGAGACAGCGGTCATTTGAATAGCCGTAAATACAAAGTCtcacacatttcagaaaaccGTGGATTTTTGGATCTTCAAGGAGTTTTGAGAGGAGTTTTAATATCAGCAATTAGACCAGATACAACTGAATGACAGGGTCAACAAGGGTAGGTCAAAGTCATTTTCAGAGAAGGCCTATAACCGTATGCCCAAATTAATTACTAGCCTATATTTTTAATTAGCTGTGCCGGTTTTAACAGTCTGTGCTGTGTTCCAAAATGCCGCAGTTACCAGGCTGTGGGCGCCTTGTCATGACAGGTGTtcatataaagtgtgtgttcgAGGGGTGCAGCACTTTGGTACATCCCATAGTCTGGTCAGTGGTTTTGTGGATGTGTTTTTAGTTGTTAGCCTGCCCTGAAATAAGgtatgtggttaacacaagctgaagagatgttgttctacgacataatTACACCAGTAAATCCCCACAGGTGAATACAAAAGTATGCAAAGGAACACGTACCTTCATCCCGCCTaagcagttcctttatagcccagtTAGCCGCCGTTAGCTTCGCGCTGGTGAAGTCATAGTCTAATTCTTGGTAGAAATGTTCAAAACTGGGTCAGCCCATCTCTTTTGTAGTGTAAGAAATGTCCCTAAAAATGACATTAActgcacaaaaaactaaatctgggTCCATGCTATCAGCTTTATCTAGctagccaacattagccgcctttagcttagcggtggtgacgtgtccgtgctgtagttccttcagCCTAACTTTAGCATTAAGACATCATAATAGGTGGCAATTcccctgctgaacaaaacatttaggTACCATAAACAGGTCTAATGTTCTGCAATTTAAGTGAGTATGAACCACAgggtttcttttcttcctgGTTCCCAGATGCAGAGACAGACCCTCCACACTCCTTCAGCTTCATGGTGGCTCATATCTCTGatgctctgctgctctcttgtgttcaggtgtgttaATAAGGAATGAAAAGCAGTATTTCTCAGGTAAGACTCAAACGACACTTATTTAATCAAAGAGACATCTGAAGACACATGTATTAATAGGAGACATCATATATTACATAATCAACATACACCAATGTTACACCACCAAACCGAGTTCACTTTCACTGTTCCTGTACCAGCCTGTGTGTCACCTGACAGTGTCAGCAGAAGAGGTAACCCTGATGTCAGTGTGGGTGGCTGTCTTATTGTAATGTTCTGTTGCTTTGTCGTGTGCTGGCCTTGTTGCCATGGAGCTTGTTTGTTGGCGTTTGCTGCACAGGTGATGGTGCACGCACCTGGGGGTAGAAACAGCCCAATgcttcacagctgtgtgtgtcaggaagCTGAGATGGTGGTATCTCCGGTGTATCAGCTGCAGACGTCCTGCAGTTCACGGTCAACCACCAGGATTCAATTTCGTTATTCTGAAACAACGAGACACTGTGCTGCAGGTACTGTTATAAGCCATCCCATCTAAATCATTCAGAGCGGCTTATGTTTGGGGATTGCATGAGGTGGGAACCTTTCATATAAGCCTTAATGTGCAACTTTAAACAGTCCCCATTTCACCTCTCTCCTCCATTTTAGAACTATTGTCTGCATAGGCTATAATAATAAATGCTATTTAACGCACCTTATGATAAAAGTGCAAACCACACAACGTATTTATCTTAGCATCCGGAAGTTCCTCTggctggggacccctactatacatttctatcaaatctttggggtactcaacatttccaggttcacaacAGGTCTCTAtgagctggcaactagactagGGTCTGAGGGAACTGGTTTATAAGCAGCTCCTGGCCGTCTGTCGGTCTGCTTGGCTGGCCCCGTTGGCCCCCCGGTTTCTGGTGACTTGATACCTGCTCTCTGGTGGAGTCTGAAACAACATCCCTCTGTCAGCTAGAACACGGCAGCAGCTCCTGTAATTACAGAGCCGTGTGTCGGCCGCCCACCGCCCACCTGCACAGCTAAGTGAGAAGTCACTGTGCTCCATCTGACAACACTGCATTCATGTGTAGTCCTttacgggggggggggctttgctTCATGGGTTCTTTCAGACTTGGTAcagatgtgaaaaataaaatgggcTCACAGTCAGGTCCATACTTCTATTATGGTTTTTAGTAGAACTTGTTAACAGGATTGAATGTTCATCACTTTGTGATCAGCAGTTGTTCAGGATGTAGATTTAGAAACAataagaggaaaaacacaaggaGGATCCattatgatttttatttgtttctatcTTTGATTAAATGACAAAGCTGGATGAACTGATGGAAAGTGGACTGACATTTAAGGTGAGTGTTGCACATCAAAATGAGATCCTATGGAATATTAAAGTCATCATCATTGATCATCTAAAGCCACTGAGCTCGGTAGGAACTCATCTTTTTAGAAATGCATTAAATCAGGTCAATGGAGTTCAAATTCATTCTACACCTAACTACATTCATGGCCAAAACAAAAGGAGGTAACCACTGAGGTTGCAAGGCGAGACATTGACTTTAGCACTAACAGGATGAGAGCCTCACAAGTAGTGCATTGCTTCTGATGCGCTCTTCTCATCTTCCAAACTGTCACTTTGGTTTTGCATTTATACATTACAATATTctgcaaagaaacaaaatgtacaactgCATAAATATAAAATTATTCCACCACGTTTAATGGCTAAAACATTCAGAGTGACACCACAATGCTGTGATGGATccagcaaaaagaaaatctcGAGTTAGCGCCGTACAGTGGGCAGTGTCTAACAGGCTGTACACACAACTCTACATCCAAAAGGcaaaatcaaaagtaaaaggcATGACACCACGTAATAAAACCCCGCAaacattgaaatgatttaacaaagaaaaaatagaaaaaaggcaGAGTAAAAGAGTCCCTCGTGATCAGATGCAAAAGACgaataaaaagaggagagaagttCCCTGGAGTGCAGCCTTTTCCTTACACAGATCAGAAGAGTACTAATGTCAATCATCTACGAAATTGGAGTGTGTGTATACATCGGACACACACATGCCTACAACTGCTAAAGCTTGCCCACAGAAGAAAATGAGGAACTGTGTAGTGTGGAAGGACCAGATTCTGCAACTAACGCCAAAAAGATCTACTGGAACCACGAAGGCAGCGATGTGCGGAGGGACAGACGGTCAGAGATGGACTCTACACTCATCGATGAACAATGTCC
The Eleginops maclovinus isolate JMC-PN-2008 ecotype Puerto Natales chromosome 24, JC_Emac_rtc_rv5, whole genome shotgun sequence DNA segment above includes these coding regions:
- the LOC134860991 gene encoding cyclic nucleotide-gated channel cone photoreceptor subunit alpha-like, with translation MATQDQTPSGRTGLLSRLSHMMHFGGSSVGPAEDRRSSDGRLALAAQNMNNSNNNDGKKDDKKEEPKKDDKKEEPKKDAKKEEPKKDDKKEPPKESWVMDPATDLYYYWLSLISMPVFYNMMLLVARACFNELQYKNTTLWLVLDYVSDGLYVMDTIMRARTGFLEQGLLVRDTKVLKERYMKTRQFKLDIMSILPTDIIFLQIGINNPEWRFNRLFRLGRLFEFFDRTETRTNFPNIFRIANLVLYILIIIHWNGCLFFAISKTLGFGSDTWVYPSMKNPEYARLARQYIYCFYWSTLTLTTIGETPPPVRDIEYFFVVADFLTGVLIFATIVGNVGAMISNMNAARVEFQAKIDSIKQYMQFRKVTKDLEIRVVKWFDYLWTEEKTCDEKLVLKNLPDKLKAEIAINVHLETLRKVRIFQDCEAGLLVELVLKLQPQVFSPGDYICKKGDIGREMYIIKGGKLAVVADDGVTQFVVLSDGAYFGEISILGIKGSKAGNRRTANIRSVGYSDLFALSKDDLMEALIEYPDAKYLLEEKGKAILMKDNLIDESLVNATDAKDLEDKVNKVEASFDIMTIKFRKLTSQFESSQRKLKQRLTNMSNQVRTLKEPDE